From the genome of Chlorocebus sabaeus isolate Y175 chromosome 2, mChlSab1.0.hap1, whole genome shotgun sequence, one region includes:
- the EEF1A2 gene encoding elongation factor 1-alpha 2, which translates to MGKEKTHINIVVIGHVDSGKSTTTGHLIYKCGGIDKRTIEKFEKEAAEMGKGSFKYAWVLDKLKAERERGITIDISLWKFETTKYYITIIDAPGHRDFIKNMITGTSQADCAVLIVAAGVGEFEAGISKNGQTREHALLAYTLGVKQLIVGVNKMDSTEPAYSEKRYDEIVKEVSAYIKKIGYNPATVPFVPISGWHGDNMLEPSPNMPWFKGWKVERKEGNASGVSLLEALDTILPPTRPTDKPLRLPLQDVYKIGGIGTVPVGRVETGILRPGMVVTFAPVNITTEVKSVEMHHEALSEALPGDNVGFNVKNVSVKDIRRGNVCGDSKSDPPQEAAQFTSQVIILNHPGQISAGYSPVIDCHTAHIACKFAELKEKIDRRSGKKLEDNPKSLKSGDAAIVEMVPGKPMCVESFSQYPPLGRFAVRDMRQTVAVGVIKNVEKKSGGAGKVTKSAQKAQKAGK; encoded by the exons ATGGGCAAGGAGAAGACCCACATCAACATCGTGGTCATTGGCCATGTGGACTCCGGCAAGTCCACCACCACGGGCCACCTCATCTACAAGTGCGGGGGCATCGACAAAAGGACCATCGAGAAGTTCGAGAAGGAGGCAGCTGAG ATGGGGAAGGGATCCTTCAAGTATGCCTGGGTGCTGGACAAGCTGAAGGCGGAGCGTGAGCGCGGCATCACCATCGACATCTCCCTctggaagttcgagaccaccaAGTACTACATCACCATCATCGATGCCCCCGGCCACCGTGACTTCATCAAGAACATGATCACAGGCACATCCCAG GCGGACTGCGCAGTGCTGATCGTGGCGGCGGGCGTGGGTGAGTTCGAGGCGGGCATCTCCAAGAATGGGCAGACGCGGGAGCATGCCCTGCTGGCCTACACGCTGGGTGTGAAGCAGCTCATCGTGGGCGTGAACAAAATGGACTCCACGGAGCCGGCCTACAGCGAGAAGCGCTATGATGAGATTGTCAAGGAAGTCAGCGCCTACATCAAGAAGATCGGCTACAACCCGGCCACCGTGCCCTTCGTGCCCATCTCCGGCTGGCATGGCGACAACATGCTGGAGCCCTCCCCCAAC ATGCCGTGGTTCAAGGGCTGGAAGGTGGAGCGTAAGGAGGGCAACGCAAGCGGCGTGTCCCTGCTGGAGGCCCTGGACACCATTCTGCCCCCCACGCGCCCCACGGACAAGCCCCTGCGCCTGCCACTGCAGGACGTGTACAAGATCGGCG GCATTGGCACGGTGCCCGTGGGCCGAGTGGAGACAGGCATCctgcggccaggcatggtggtgaccTTTGCACCGGTGAACATCACCACTGAGGTGAAGTCGGTGGAGATGCACCACGAGGCTCTGAGCGAAGCTCTGCCCGGCGACAACGTTGGCTTCAACGTGAAGAACGTGTCGGTGAAGGACATCCGGCGGGGCAACGTGTGTGGGGACAGCAAGTCTGACCCGCCGCAGGAGGCCGCTCAGTTCACCTCCCAG GTCATCATCCTGAACCACCCAGGGCAGATCAGCGCCGGCTACTCCCCGGTCATCGACTGCCACACGGCCCACATCGCCTGCAAGTTTGCGGAGCTGAAGGAGAAGATTGACCGGCGCTCTGGCAAGAAACTGGAGGACAACCCCAAGTCCCTGAAGTCTGGAGACGCGGCCATTGTGGAGATGGTGCCAGGAAAGCCCATGTGTGTGGAGAGCTTCTCCCAGTACCCGCCTCTCG gCCGTTTCGCCGTGCGCGACATGAGGCAGACGGTGGCCGTGGGCGTCATCAAGAACGTGGAGAAGAAGAGCGGCGGCGCCGGCAAGGTCACCAAGTCCGCGCAGAAGGCGCAGAAGGCGGGCAAGTGA